CATCCTATTTTTGTAATTATGGAATCGTTCAATTAGATTAGAACATCAGAAACTGTTTAAATTTTACCGAAATATTTTTTATAATTGGACTGTCTATTTTTCTTTGCTACTATTTTGGTCTCTTTTGCGCATCTTTTTCACTTTTTCCTTTTGATTTAGCCCGCTAAATCCGCAAGAAAAAAATAAAAAATCTATCCCAAAATAGATTCAAAATAGTATAGCAATAAAATTTAAACAGTTTCTCAATCTAAAACAATAAAAATCATGGCACAGCAAAATCATCAACCCATTTACCCTTGCATTTGGTGTAAGAATAATAATGCCCGCGAGATAGCGGATTTTTACGTATCCGTTTTTCCCGACACAAAAATAACGGATGAAAATCAGTATGTGAATATTATTGCAATAGGCGGTCAAAGGATTATGCTGCTGAACGGTAATGCGGAGACCACTCCCAATCCTTCTATTTCGCTGATGTATATGACTACGTCGGAAAAGGAGGTAGAGGACCTGTACGCAAAACTGACAGAAGGCGGAAGCACTTTGATGGCACTCGACAGTTACCCGTTCAGTCCGAAATATGCCTGGGTGGAGGACCGCTACGGTGTATCGTGGCAACTGATTGCCGGTGAAGCAAAGGATATCATTCAGAAAGTAGTGCCTACGATGATGTTTACTGGAGATAACAATGGCAAAGCAGAGGAGGCTATGCGCCTTTACACTTCGCTTTTTCCCGAATCGGAAATAAGAGGTATACTGAGATACACCGGAGAGGAAGGTGAGATCAGGGGAAACATCCAGCATGCCGAATTTGTAGTGAATGGTTACCTGATGATGGCTATGGATAGCTCTTATCCACATGCATTTAATTTCAATGAAGGGGTTTCACTGGTAGTAGAATGTGATACCCAGGAAGAGATAGATCACTACTGGGACGGACTTACTACTGATGGCGGCAAGGAAGTTATGTGCGGCTGGCTGACGGATAAATATGGTGTCAGTTGGCAGGTCACGCCGAGTGAGTTCGAAGAACTGATACTCAAATCACCCAAAGTATTCGAGGCGATGTTGAAAATGAAGAAGATGGATATCGGCAAACTGAAGGAAGCAGCGGAATCGCCCGAATAATTTCAATTACATTAGACTATTTTTCGCTATGGCATAGCTCAAGCAAGCTTGGCTCTGCTCATTTAGCTTAACGAAATAGTTCATTATATATAATCACTTAAACATTTAAAAATCATGCTTAAATTAGATCCGTACCTCAATTTTGACGGTACATGCGAAGAGGCTTTCAATTTCTACAGATCCGTGTTTGGCGGAGAGTTTAAAGGTGGAATCATGAGAATGAAAGATGTGGAGGGAATGGACGTGCCCCAGGCTTTTAAAGACCGTGTAATGCATGTCTCATTGCCTGTCGGTAACGATCTGCTGATGGGGTCGGATACGATACCCGGTATGGGCAATCCTTTTCAAGCGGGGAATAATAACTATATCAGCATCACAGCCGACAGTCGTGAGGAAGCTGACAGGCTGTTCAACGGACTATCGGCCGGAGGTGAGATTGAGATGCCGATGGAGGATATGTTCTGGGGCGATTACTTCGGCAGTCTTAAAGACCGGTTCGGGGTAATGTGGATGATCTCCAGCCCATCAGGACAACAGATGATGTAATTCCCCCAACTTTACTTTTTACTTATCTTATATAATCGTCCTTCATCCGTTACGGCATAGAGTGCACCGTCGTTACCGTCGGCCACATCACGGAAGCGTTGCCCTTCATTGGCGAGCAGGCGTTCTTCGCCTGTTACTTTGTTATCTTTGATTACAAGCCGGACAATATGTTTAGTATTGAGCCCGCCAATGAAGAGGTTATTTTCCCATTCGGGAATGGCGTTGGAACTATAGAAAGCCATGCCACTGGGTGAAAAGACAGGATCCCAGTAGTAAACAGGTTGCTCCATACCTTCTTTTTGTGTAATTCCTTCACCGATGATATTGCCGCTGTACTCGATGCCATAGGTGATGGTAGGCCATCCGTAGTTTTTACCCGGTTTAATAAGGTTGACTTCATCACCGCCGCGCGGCCCCATCTCACTGAGCCAGAGTTCACCTGTAACAGGATGGATATCCAGGCCCTGCGGATTACGGTGTCCGTAGCTGTATATTTCCGGCAGTGCTCCCTCGGTACCGATAAACGGGTTGCCCGGAACAGGTTCACCTTCTGTGGTGATGTATATTACTTTACCGTGACCGGTATTGAGCTTTTGGGCGTTGGGACGGGTGGCGAGATCAGACCGTTCACCGGTAGTGGCGAAGATATGTCCGTTCTTATCAAACAATAGACGGCTGCCGAAGTGCATGCTATTGTCGAAATAGGGGATGGCGCGGTAGATGATGCGGAAATCCTCTATGTTTGTTTCATCGTCGGAGAGTTTTCCTTTGCCCACTGCTGTGAGGGAGCCTTGCGCAGTCCGCTCAGCAAAAGTAAAATAGAGCATCCTGCTGCTACTGAAATCGGGTGCCGGTGCCACATCCAGCAATCCCCCCTGACTCCGGTCGTCTACTTCAGGAAATCCTGTAATGGGAGCACTTACATTGCCGTCGGTGGTGGCGATACGCATAGTACCGGCCTTTTCTGTGATGGCCAGCCGGCCGTCAGGCAGTGGTGTGACCGCCCATGGCTTCACTAATCCGTCGGCGATAACAGTCGCTTCGTAAGGAGTTGTCGTTTTCACGCCTGCAACGCGGGTTTGTCCCTCGAAAGCGGGTTTAAAATCGGGGTTGTTGGGCTTTTCGGTCTCTACCGGGGGCAGAGTCTCTTCGTTCGGTTCTTGTTCGCTTGTTTTCGGTGCTTCACATGAAGCCGAAAGCAACACAAAAGCCGATAAAAAAAGTGCTGTAATCTTTAAATAGTTCATAGGACTGTGATTTATTGTAATCTGATTGTTTTGAATAGAAAGCCAAACCGGATCCGGTAGTTACCGTATGCTGTTGTTGATTGTGATCCGGCCGGCTCATTTCCTTTAACAACGCGTAAATCGCAATTGTTCAATATCATGAGATACATAATTGGCTGTAAACTATTTTAATGTATCTTTGTTCTTATCATATCATAGTATTTCTGTAACTTTAAAATTTATGCTTACGTACAACGTTCAACTAAGAAAAGAAGAGGAAGGCGGATATACAGCGATTGTTCCGGCTCTTCCCGGCTGTATTACCTATGGTGAGACGGTGGATGAGGCCATTGCGATGGTAAAGGAAGCCGTGGAATTATATATTGATGAACTTACAGATCGCGGTGAACCAATACCGGACGATACTCATACTCTTGAACTTTCTATACATGTTGAAGCTGTATGAATTTAAGCCCCAAATATCTTATTGATCTCTTGGAACAAAATGGATTTATTTTCAAAAGGTCAAAAGGCTCGCATAGATTGTACTATAATTCCCAAACAAATAAAACAGTCATTGTTCCAATGCACGGAAATAAGGACTTAAAAAAAGGAACATTCTTTGCAATTTTAAAGCAAGCCGGGATTACGTATAGATAATTCAATTAAACATAAAAAACCGGGGAATAAAGAAGACCACTTTATTCCCCGGTTTTTACTTTTTATATTTAGTCTCCAATACTTACTTGACTTCCACTTCAATCCACTGCGAACGATCGGGTGGTGCGGGTCAGAATAGAATTAATATCGATCGTATTTTTTGTCAATAAAAACATCTTTCACTGCCTCCAAGTAATCGAAGCCATGTAACATATCCGGTAGCAGGTAGCTACCTTCTACCCATTCGTTCCAGGCATTAATTGTTATCAGTTTTGTTTGTCCCGGGTGTTGGTCAGCATATTCTTTTGCTTTTGAAAGCAGCGTGGCAAAACTTTTGGGTGTATTATGATAATGCACTATATCCTTTATCCCTTTTTTGGGAAATCTAGGTGTATCATCCCACCCGATTGAGACGCACGGGAAAACGGGAACATCTAATATTTCGTTCATTTGTTCCCTTATTTTGACTGAATTGGCTCCATAGACAAGATAATCTTCTGCCATTCCTCCCATGTTATACATAGCCACACTGTTAAACCCCATGGAATCTACATTTTTTTTAAACTCCCGGGCTTTTTCTTCCGACATAAGCGATCCCCCGCCTTGATTCCATTGGATATGAAGTCCCGGGAATCCGGCCTTTTGTACTTCATCCCTGAAATAATCCAGGGCCTTTCGGGTTTCTTCTATGCTACCGCCGAAACTTTCCTTCAACTTGTCGATGCTAAAAATGGAGAAAACAGGTTCACCATTAATCTTAAAGTAGTTGGGTTGTTTAAAATATTGGTTAATAACCCTGTCGACAATAATTTTGTAATTTTCCCAATCAACTTTAGCATCCCATAAAATGGAAGCATCATCTCCATAACGGTGATAATTCCAATAGTTATGTTTTACATCATGGTTGGCCCACATAATATAGAACTGCATTTTATGACTGTTGTTGGCTTTCAGAAACCCGTCATTCAAAGCACTTTCCAGGTATGGACCCTCTTCATACCAATACCAGTCATAAACAAATACATTCACACCATGGTCAATGGCTACATCTATCCAGCGTTCAACTACCTTTGGGTTGTTATCCATCTCGTATCCCCACAGTGGTTGACGTGGTTGATAATGGCCTTCATATCTGGGATTCCCTTTTTTTATCACTTCCCATTCACCTATACCCTCTGTCCATAATTTTTCCCTTGCCAATGGGTCATCGTGACATGATGGCCAGATGTAAGCCGCAACATAATATTCATTTTTAATTTCCTGATCTACTGGTTGTGATTGAGTTTCGAAGATATTTCCCCAAATAAATCCGACCAATATAAGTAAACCAATACAAATTTCATTCTTTTTCATAATTGCTTTTATTAATCGAGTAATGTTATATAATTATCTATCTTACTTTTCAGAGGCATCCAATCCCAAAAATAATACAAAATGCACATATGATAAGAAACTGTTTTGAATTTTTTCATCAATTGTTTTTTAGTAATTTTTTGATGGATTTGGATTTTCATTTATTGAAATGTAGCGGGCTACTAGAAAGAAATGAAAATTCGAAGGCGCAAAAAAGGGCAAAAAACAAGATGAAAGAGTGAAAAAATAAGTGTAAAATAATTACTCGTAAAATTCAAAACAGTTTCTAAGCAAATCGTTCTAAATTACCAACCCGGATTTTGGGTCAAATTTGGGTTAAGTGTCAATTCATCTTGTGGAATAGAGTACAAATAATCTCTGTTTTCTTTAAATTGATATCCGTTGGGCAGTTGTTGCCTGTAGTGGTCAATTAAGCCATTATCGTCTACATTCCCGTTATAATCAGGAAATTCAGCAACATTTAACGGATAACCTTTAGGCCTTTTATTTTTAAATAGTGAATGTGCAGCCCATCTATTTAAATCTTCATCACGCATTCCTTCCAGTGCTAATTCCACTCTTCTTTCCCTCCGTATTTCATAGAGTTCATCTGGAATTGGATATCCGTAATCAATTAAGTTTGGGTCTTCTGTTTGTTTGTTGACAGTGAAATTGGGCATACCTACCCTTGCTCTCAGAAGATTTAATTGTTCATAAACAATTGAGTTGTCAAGTTCATATTTTGCTTCAGCATAATTTAAAAGAACTTCTCCAAAACGAAATATAATTAAACCAGTTTGACTTCCTGCTTCCCATGATTGTGCTGCGCCACTTGAGTAGGGATTTGTAGTTTTTTTTATTTGAAATCCTGTAGGACATAATTGGAGTACGCCTGCATCAATTGTCGGTTTATCAAAGATTAAATTTCTTTCAACACTTCTATAATCTCCAGGTATATATATAGTTGACTTTAGCCTTACGTCGCAATTTTGTGCTATTTGTATTAAAAAGTCATTACCTTTTGAAGTTCCGGATAAATTCAGATAATCGAAAGGTTTTCCATTTTTACCAAGATATGAGGAAATCAAGTCCCATGTAGCACCCTTTTGTTCTGCATTATAGCTAAGGTATCCTTCCACAGTGTTACCAAAACCTTCGGCTAAATTAAAAGATTTATATAATAATACTTCATTAATGTCACCCATATTTTCTAAACCAAACATTGTGTAGTAATCACTGTCTGGTTTTCCCGTTTCATATATACCCACTAAATAATTACCTCCAATTAGTTCTTCTGCAGCTTCAACACATTTGAGAAAGTATTTATCCGGGTCAATGCCAGGTGTTGAGAATTGTGTTCCTGAGTGATACTTTTGCCAGCTTCCTTCAAATAATGCAACCCTTGTCTGGAAAGCCAATGCTACTTCTTTATTAATGACACAATTTCCCACATCTTTTCTATAATCCAAGAAAAGAACAGCTTTGTCTAAATCGTCCAATATGTTGTCAATGATTTCAGTTCGAGGATCTCTGGGCTGCATAAGTTTTTCATCATTATCAAGTTCTAAAACTTCATCATACCATGGAATGTCACCATACATTTTAAGAAGTTCGAAATAGAACCAAGCTCTAAAAAAATGTGCTTCTCCAACATAATGTTTATAGGAATAGAAATCATCTTCACATTTTTCATAGTTTTTAAAGAATATGTTAATATCCCGGATTTGCCTCCATTCACCCGTCCATCTACCTGTTCTTATGGTTCTTTGTCCGTTCAAAATCACACTAGGGGAACCTCCATGGATCATTTCGTCAGAGTTGGTGGCTAAATCTACAATCATTGCAGAGTTTGGGAATGCCCTTGGATAAAATTGATACATATAGTTTCTTAAATCTGAACTGCTTTTCCAATAATTTTCTTCTGTGATTTGATCTAATGGTTTTAAATCTATAAAATCTTCACATGAAAGCAAAAATGAGATTGAAAGAGCTACAACAATCATCGACTTGTTTCTTATGTTATTCATTTTAATCATAATTGTAATGTTTTAATAGGTAATTGAAAATCCAAACGAATAAATTCTGTCTGCCCCATAGGTTGCAGCACCTGCTATTTCGTTAAAACCGACTATAGCTGCGGGATCAATCAATTTGGGAAGATTATCAATTGTAAGTAGATTTTCCCCGGAGAAAAATAATCGCACATCACGTAGATGTAATTTTGAAGTAATTCTGGCGGGAAGAGTATATCCTAATTGTATATTTTGTAACCTCAGATATGCTGCATTTACAAGATACCTGGTATTTGCATGTCCTCTATTTTTAATATCATTCGTACTATCCAGATATGTACGTGGAAAGAAAGCATCAGTGTTAATATTTGCATCGCCTTCATATAGTCCATAATATTTTGTACCAGGTTCATCCCTAAAATAGTCCAAATGTTTACCTTTCGCGTCAATATTTGAATCCCACCATGATCGCATAATACCCCAATAAAATACTGCATTCTGATTGAAATAATAATCTCTTTTACCTACACCTTTCCATAGCATCGAGAAATCAAAGTTTTTATATGAGACTCCTAAATTTACGCCAAATTGTAATCGGGGTTCAGAATTTCCAATAATCGATAAATCACCATGGTCATCTAATGTGTTTTTCCCATTGTCAATAATATCATCACCGTTGATATCTTCATATCTTATATCACCAGGTCTCCAGTTTACAGCGATAAATGAAGGGTCAATTTTTGATAAATATGAATCAACTTCATCCTGGGATCGAAATAAATCATTTACTGTGTATCCCCAAATTTCACCAACAACCCTTCCTTCATACCAGGTAGAAAGTGTATTGTTGGGGTTATAATATTGTGTGACGACAGATTTATAGTCTGACAAGTTTGCATTGACAAAATAAGATAGGTCTTTTCCTATACTCTGTCTCCAATTTATATTTAATTCCCACCCTCTGGTCCTTAATGTTGCATTATTTGACTGGGGTACATTGGCTCCTAAAACGCCTGGTTTAGGCTCCGACGGCCCGACCATATCCGTAGTAAGTCTTTCAAATAAATCAAAGTCAACCTGAAGTTTATTGTTAAATAACCCTACATTTAGTCCCATGTTTGTAGTAGTAGAAGTTTCCCAAGTCAGATTTCTATTAATTATCCCCGGCGCGCTTGTATAACCAATTTGCCGGGTTCCTCCCGGTTGAAAAATCCAATTCAATTTTCCTGTATTTATAGGCATTAAAGCCAGATCACTGTATGGAGATATGTTTTGATTCCCTAATTGTCCCCAAGATCCTCTTATTTTTAAAGTAGTGATATATTCTTGAGGAACATTCCAAAATGTCTCATTATGCATATTCCATCCTATTGATAAGGAAGGGAAAAATCCCCAGCGATTTCCTTTCGTAAATACGTAGGACCCATCATATCTGAAATTTGCTTCAAGCATATAGCGATCCGAGAAATTATATCCCAATCGGGAGAAATATCCCTGTGTTGCGTTGTTTGATAAATACTGATTGACGATTGCTTCTCCTGTGGCAGTTTGTAGAGAAGGTACATCCTGAAATATCATGTCAGTTTTAAAACCATTCAAAGTAATGTTATTGCCTTTTTCAAATTGAGATCCTACTAAAAATAAAAAATTGTGTTGCTGATTAATATTCAAATTATACGTAGCATAGATATTTGAAGTCCAAAAATTGTTCCTGTAATGCGTCTGTTCATATTGGTTTGGCGTGGTATTACCAAAGGGATAATATGTTTTATCCACGTTCTGAAGGTAAACTGTCTTATGCACTCGGGTATATACTCGTGAGTAATCGTTATAAGTAAAGTCGGCATTCAGCTTGAGGCCTTCCATGAAATTTATTTCGGTTTTTAAAGTATTCCAATAATCTCTTATATCTGATTTATCCGTACCCGACAGTATTGTCGGGATATGAGATTCCATAATATAACCCCCTCCTTCTTCCGGCGATCCCCATCCATTATACATGGGTGTCCATGGGTACGATCTCAATAGATGTCTAAACATGTGATCATAATCACCAGTTTCCGCTTGTGTCATATTCGGCCTTTCCCTGACACTATTGCTATACCGGGGTTCGTAGCTAACGCTCCACCAGTCGGTTATATCGAATTCAAATTTACCCATGAGATTAAACCTGTTATAATAGTCTGTTCCATATTGGATAACGCTATTTTGATTCAAATAACCAAGGGAAAGATAATAAGATGAACGTTCGGCACCTCCTGAAATACTTAAGTTGTGTTTATGATTAATTGCGCTACCAAAATAAATATCCCACCAGTTCGTATTTGCATAGTTTAAATTTGCATTGTTCCAAACATTCCCTTCAGGGTACGCCCCAAAGTTCGTTGCTCCTTCAGGCCAATTTGGCATTGACTCCCGTAAATAATCCCAATCCTTATTTTGGAATGCGATCATCCGATCGATTGTTTCATTTCCAATAGGACTCCCGCCGCCATTTCTTCCCGCTTCATTTAAGACACGTGCATGTGTCCATGAATCTAACATTGTTGGTAGCGGCATGGGATTCTCAATCATTAAGTTCGAGGATAAATTAATAGTGACTTTCTCTTTACGGTTACCTTTCTTTGTAGTTATAAGAATTACACCGTAAGGGGCCCGTGCTCCATAGATCGCAGATGAAGACGCATCTTTTAAGATTGATATTGTTTCTATATCTTCCGGGTTTAGTAAATTCATATCACCCGGTGATCCATCAATTAAAATTAACGGGCTTCCCCCATTCAAAGATCCCATTCCCCGAATTGTGACATCCATAGTCGCACCAGGCTGAAACCCATAATTGTTCCCAATGGATAAATTTAAACCAGGTGCGGCACCTTGTAATAGTTGCGAGACATTAGGGGACTGTCGATTCTTAAGTTTCTCATCAGAGATGACGTCCACAGCCCCCGTGACATTCACTTTCTTTTGCACACCGTAACCGACTACTACCACCTCTTCCAAAGTTTCCACATCCTCTTGCAGCACTATTTCGAGTGTTGTCCTTCCGTCGAGGGCTACAATTTGGGAAACCATCCCTACATAAGAGATCTCCAATATCGCGTCCGAAGGCACATTCGTTAAAATGAAGTTTCCTTCGGAATCGGTCACTGTGCCGGTTGATGTTCCCTGTATCATTACAGATACCCCGATCAATGATTCACCCTCTGCGTCGGTAATCATTCCTTTCACCGTTACGGTTTGTGCAGATAAACAGACAGAAGATGTCCACATTAAGAGAAACATCATCCCTTTCACTAAACTTAAAATTACATGTTTCATTCCTGGATTTTGTTTTAGATTGATTAATAAATGATTAGGTGTTAGTAAATGTTATTACGAACCGATTAATTATATATTTCAATGATATTCAGCATATTATAGCCCGTAATCATCATTACGTCTGTATAAGCTATGTATTTACCCGCCGACGGTGGATTTGATCCGTTACAAACGGCAAATGCCTTGTCGGCGTTTATTGAAAAATTAAACGGTTATTTCCGGCTAAAGCCGGCTGAGAGAGGAGAGAGTTTGCAGAGAACTGAAACCCGGTGCGGTAACGGGCAATCGTGCGGGCGAAGTATAGATTTTTGATTACAGAGTAAGACAGCCGATAGCCGGATTTCTGAAATCTTATCCCTTATACACTCTGATGTATATATGCGGGGATATAAAAAGAGGCGCGGACGATTGTCGTTATTCCAATCACTAGGCTCCGCAAGGGCCTCATCTCGAGAATAAGACAATGTCCACGCCCTTATTGCTAAGGGCGCTTCCATTCTTTGGCCTCGAGATTTGAATTTTGCGGATTCGTTATGAAGACCAAAAAAGCGCTATATTATTTCGTACCGTAGTTTTACGACACAAAGATAATAATTCGATTTAAATGCTGTTATGTTTTCATATCCTTTTTTTTAGAGAATTTTAATTATTCGACAAAGATATGGATATGCAAGTCGTATGAAGAATATAGGGCGTTCGTATTTATTAATTTGGGATTCGTATTTATTACAAAGAAAAATTTTGACTATCTTTGAAGATATTATATAAAACCCTATAAAAATGTACTGGCATGGAAACAGTTGAACAAAGATCAAGGAATAAAAATACGCATCATGGGCACGCCGTCAAACGTTTCCGGACTACGTTGGGGAAAAAACAGGAAGCGCTGGCCGCCGATATGGGAATCAGTCAGACGCTTGTCTCTTTTTACGAGAAAAAACAGGTAATTGAGGATGAGATGATTGATAAATTTGCCAAAGCGTTGAACGTAGCCCCTGAACTGATCAAGGAACTCGAAGAAGATCCGGTAACTTATATCATTGAAAACAATACATTTGAAGAGGGAAGCGTAAGCAATATAGCATCCACAAGTGAAAATTGTACTTACACGTATAATGCAATTGAACAATTTCTCGAACTGACCAAGGAAAAAACCGCTCTGTATGAACGGATGCTCGAACTGGAGAAAGAAAAAAGTGCCCTTTTGGAACAGTTGTTAAAAGACCGGAAATAGTCAACAAAAAGATTATATCTCACTTACCGACATAGTTATAAGCCAAGTGGCCCGGGAAATAACCTCCATGGGATAACCCGAATACAACTAAAGACCTATATAACTATTCAAAAGACAAATAACCATGGCATACGAAATGAACAAAATACAATCACATTTAGAGATACTATCAGGATGTAAAGGCATTGAAGAAAGAGTCCTCTACATTCTTCTTGCATACAAATTTACTCTTTTTCCATAGAGGGTTCCAATGTATGGTAGCGGTCGAAATCTTATGTTGTGCACAACATAACAATTCATATGTTGCGTAGCCATTTATGTTGGTATCCAATCCTAACCTATTGTCTGTAAGTATTCTATTCATTTTCAACACAACATAAATTTTGACTGCAAAAAATAATATATTCGTTATAGACTATCTAAGAGGGAAAGTATAGAGAGATGGTTTTACTTTGCCACAAATTTGTTATATATTTGTGGCAAAGTAAAACTTAGCTAATTATGCAAAGTACTTATAATGAAATAAAACAAAAAATAGAATCTGCTGAACGTGGCACTCTTTTCTTTCCGGATGATTTTGCGGCAATAGGCACGTCTGATGCCATCAGATCCGCACTGGTCCGTTTATGCCGTTCTGATATTCTTGTTCGTGTGGCGCACGGCATTTATTATTATCCGAAGATTGATACTAAATGGGGAAGCGGGATCATACCCCCCGGCATTGAGGAGATAGCCAATGGGATAGCCAAACGGGACAAAGTGAGAATAGCTCCGACGGGGGCGTATGTTCTTAATTTGTTGGGACTATCTACTCAAGTACCGGCCAATGCGGTATTCATCACGGACGGTTCACCCCGTCGGGTTACTATCGGTAAAGGAAAAGGTATTTTGTTCAAACATACCTCCGAAATGCGTAATTTCGCTTATCAATCACGTTTGATGATGCTGATCGTTACCGCCATGCGTGAAATCGGAGAAGGAAATGTAACAGATATTCAAATGGGAATTATCAAATCCCACCTAAGGAACGTGCCTACCGATGAAATAAAAAAGGATATTCAGTTAGCTCCTGCCTGGGTGCGTAAAAAATTATTGGAAGAATGAAATACATAGACTTATCAAAAAAAGACCAACAGGATATTATACAAAGGGTGCAAGCTGAAAACGGACTAAACGGGCAAATCATTGAAAAGGATTGGTGGGTGACAACCGTTTTGCGTGCTTTGTTTTCATTACCTTACAGGGAACATTGCTCTTTCAAGGGAGGTACTTCGCTTAGTAAATGCTGGGGGCTGATCCGTAGATTCTCGGAAGATGCGGATATAGCTATCGACCGTGAATATTTAGGGTTCAGTGGCAAATTGTCTAAAACACAAATCAGTGACAAGCTCCGGCGTGCTTCCTGCACTTTTGTCAGGGAGAAATTGCAATATGATTTAGGTGAAAGGTTAGTAGAAATCGGTGTCGATAAAAGTAAGTTTACTATTCACGTGAATATCACTCCGGTTACGACGACAGATCCGGAGATTATCGAAGTGGAATATTCCTCAGTCTTTGAAGATAAAATGCCTTATATCCGTCATAAAGTACTTGTTGAAGTTAGCGGGAGATCAATGAGTGAGCCCGTTGTTCCTGTCCTTCTCAATTCATTCATAGATAAAGTGTTCACTGACGCGCCATTTAGTGAAGCGGAGTTTGAAGTAAGGGCGGTTGTTCCTCAACGTACATTCTTGGAAAAAGTGTTCCTACTGCATGAAGAGTTTTCCAAATCCTACGATTTGATGCGGACGGAACGTATGTCACGTCATTTATACGATATTGTACAAATAATGAATACTCAGATAGCGGAAGAGGCTTTGACAGATGAAAGACTGTATCGCTCAGTTATTGAACATCGCCGGATATTTATCGGGTTGAAAGATTTTGATTATTCAACATTACTCCCCAAAAGTATTCGAATTGTTCCTCCTGCCCATATTATAGAAGCATGGCGAAAAGATTACGCCACAATGCAGGAAACAATGATTTATGGCGAATCTCTGCCTTTTGAGGATATGATAGAAAAAATACGGATTTTAAATGAAAGAATCTGCGAATTATCTTACTAAAAAGATTATATTCACTTACTTTTACGTAGTTTAGTTATGTTGTGTAAGGAATGAGGTGTACTGATAAATAGGAAGTTGATAAAACAAGCTAACATAAATGGTTGTATTGGTATATTACTATGTAAAAGTGCTGATAGTGCCGTGGTAGAATACGTTTTTCTCACTTTCCAACCATTGGGAAGGATTAAAAGAAATCGCCGCAGCTTTAGGAGTAACCATAGAAGGATTAAAGAAATACAGTGAGGAAACGGTTCTGTATAATGAGTTGACAGCCCGTGGCGAACCAATACCGTACGATAGATAACAGATAAGTATAAAACCAGGGAACAAAGGAACTATCGCTTTGTTCCCTGGTTT
This window of the Proteiniphilum saccharofermentans genome carries:
- a CDS encoding DUF6088 family protein, which gives rise to MQSTYNEIKQKIESAERGTLFFPDDFAAIGTSDAIRSALVRLCRSDILVRVAHGIYYYPKIDTKWGSGIIPPGIEEIANGIAKRDKVRIAPTGAYVLNLLGLSTQVPANAVFITDGSPRRVTIGKGKGILFKHTSEMRNFAYQSRLMMLIVTAMREIGEGNVTDIQMGIIKSHLRNVPTDEIKKDIQLAPAWVRKKLLEE
- a CDS encoding nucleotidyl transferase AbiEii/AbiGii toxin family protein, producing MKYIDLSKKDQQDIIQRVQAENGLNGQIIEKDWWVTTVLRALFSLPYREHCSFKGGTSLSKCWGLIRRFSEDADIAIDREYLGFSGKLSKTQISDKLRRASCTFVREKLQYDLGERLVEIGVDKSKFTIHVNITPVTTTDPEIIEVEYSSVFEDKMPYIRHKVLVEVSGRSMSEPVVPVLLNSFIDKVFTDAPFSEAEFEVRAVVPQRTFLEKVFLLHEEFSKSYDLMRTERMSRHLYDIVQIMNTQIAEEALTDERLYRSVIEHRRIFIGLKDFDYSTLLPKSIRIVPPAHIIEAWRKDYATMQETMIYGESLPFEDMIEKIRILNERICELSY